One genomic window of Magnolia sinica isolate HGM2019 chromosome 3, MsV1, whole genome shotgun sequence includes the following:
- the LOC131240133 gene encoding cysteine-rich receptor-like protein kinase 10 isoform X1, with the protein MNIFQSKLSGFLFIFQFSFLLLLFHTLSRAEPLYNKFYYFNCSLDNNTADTTFETNLNTLLPVLAFNSQYVAFFNAESGINPNTIYGLFLCRGDVTVDTCKTCVSHASQEIKQLCPNQRDAFIWYDHCMLRYSGHNFQSVYDPSYNSLVLTRSLYNTSDPRQFKETLMSLMKNLSLVAAFNPSVRMHAIGEANFMVNQKIYAMVQCTPDLSRSDCNTCLQAAISEIPVCCTDKDGAVISGASCALRYEVFPFYVGAASVSRPPPPSTTAATSRNGGKRSKVIIFVTVASVLGFALFTSFVYCYQRLRKKRSSKVKKKSHHVLLEYLGLRVGSELMDSSMDGEQTQELALIDLSTIQVATDNFSDKNKLGEGGFGPVYKGMLFDGKEIAVKRLSRGSVQGQEEFKNEVTFIAKLQHRNLVRLLYCCIDRGEKLLIYEYMPNTSLDIFLFDPIKRAQLGWERCRNIVDGIAKGLVYLHEDSRLRIIHRDLKASNVLLDHEMNPKISDFGMARFLEGNQSQINTNKVVGTYGYMAPEYAMGGRFSVKSDVYSFGVLLLEIVSGKRNNDLHLPDHAQSLLTYAWELWCGGRALELIDHLFMESCPTNEMLRWIHIGLLCVQEDAIDRPTISSVVLMLRSESMALPQPTQPGFFVSRMVVEPGKFSASTTRTPSMNEITISTIEPR; encoded by the exons ATGAATATTTTTCAATCAAAGTTATCtggttttctcttcattttccaattttctttccttcttctgctCTTCCATACACTATCTCGTGCTGAACCTCTTTATAATAAATTCTACTACTTCAACTGTTCGTTAGACAATAACACTGCTGATACTACCTTCGAAACTAATCTCAACACCCTTCTTCCTGTTCTAGCTTTTAATTCTCAATATGTTGCCTTTTTTAACGCAGAGAGTGGTATAAATCCCAACACCATTTACGGCCTCTTCCTCTGCAGAGGTGATGTCACTGTTGATACTTGCAAGACTTGTGTCAGCCATGCAAGTCAAGAAATCAAACAGTTGTGCCCCAACCAGAGAGATGCGTTCATATGGTATGATCACTGTATGTTGCGTTACTCGGGTCATAACTTCCAATCCGTATATGATCCGTCATACAATTCGTTAGTGTTAACCCGGAGCTTGTATAATACATCAGATCCACGACAGTTTAAAGAGACACTGATGAGTTTAATGAAAAATCTTTCTTTAGTAGCCGCGTTCAATCCTTCTGTTCGGATGCATGCGATTGGAGAAGCTAATTTTATGGTCAATCAGAAGATATATGCAATGGTGCAGTGCACGCCTGATTTATCAAGAAGCGACTGCAACACATGCCTTCAAGCAGCTATTTCTGAGATTCCAGTGTGCTGCACTGACAAGGATGGGGCGGTAATTAGCGGGGCAAGTTGTGCTTTGAGGTATGAAGTGTTCCCCTTTTATGTGGGTGCAGCATCCGTTTCTCGTCCTCCTCCTCCATCAACTACGGCTGCTACTTCTA GGAATGGAGGGAAGAGATCAAAGGTTATAATCTTCGTTACTGTAGCTTCAGTACTGGGGTTTGCTCTCTTCACTTCTTTTGTCTACTGCTATCAACGACTAAGGAAGAAGAGGTCATCAAAAG TGAAAAAGAAAAGTCACCATGTATTATTAGAGTATTTGGGGCTTCGGGTTGGTTCAGAACTCATGGATTCAAGCATGGATGGTGAGCAAACACAAGAATTGGCACTGATTGACTTATCTACAATTCAAGTTGCAACGGATAACTTCTCTGATAAAAATAAGCTTGGAGAAGGTGGATTTGGCCCTGTATATAAG GGAATGCTATTTGATGGGAAGGAAATAGCAGTAAAAAGGCTTTCAAGAGGTTCAGTGCAAGGTCAAGAGGAATTCAAGAATGAGGTTACATTCATTGCGAAACTCCAACATAGGAACCTTGTGAGACTCTTGTATTGTTGTATCGACAGAGGAGAGAAACTGCTCATCTATGAATACATGCCAAACACCAGCCTCGATATCTTCCTCTTTG ATCCAATCAAGCGTGCCCAATTAGGTTGGGAAAGATGCCGTAATATTGTCGATGGAATTGCAAAGGGTCTTGTTTATCTCCATGAAGACTCACGACTCCGAATCATTCATAGGGATTTGAAAGCTAGCAATGTTTTGTTGGACCATGAGATGAACCCAAAGATCTCCGACTTTGGAATGGCACGATTTTTGGAAGGAAATCAAAGTCAGATCAATACCAATAAAGTCGTCGGAACATA TGGCTACATGGCACCAGAGTATGCAATGGGAGGGCGATTCTCTGTGAAATCTGATGTCTATAGCTTTGGAGTTTTACTGCTAGAGATTGTAAGCGGAAAAAGGAACAACGATCTCCATCTTCCCGACCATGCTCAGAGCCTCCTAACTTAT GCATGGGAATTATGGTGCGGTGGAAGAGCTTTGGAGTTAATTGATCATTTGTTCATGGAGTCATGTCCAACCAATGAAATGCTCAGATGGATTCACATTGGGTTGTTATGTGTTCAAGAAGATGCGATAGATAGGCCCACCATATCTTCAGTCGTTCTCATGCTTAGAAGCGAATCCATGGCTCTACCACAACCTACACAGCCAGGATTTTTTGTCTCAAGGATGGTTGTTGAACCAGGTAAATTTTCAGCCAGTACTACTAGAACCCCCTCTATGAATGAGATAACTATCTCCACTATCGAACCTAGATGA
- the LOC131240133 gene encoding cysteine-rich receptor-like protein kinase 10 isoform X2, translating to MCTPDLSRSDCNTCLQAAISEIPVCCTDKDGAVISGASCALRYEVFPFYVGAASVSRPPPPSTTAATSRNGGKRSKVIIFVTVASVLGFALFTSFVYCYQRLRKKRSSKVKKKSHHVLLEYLGLRVGSELMDSSMDGEQTQELALIDLSTIQVATDNFSDKNKLGEGGFGPVYKGMLFDGKEIAVKRLSRGSVQGQEEFKNEVTFIAKLQHRNLVRLLYCCIDRGEKLLIYEYMPNTSLDIFLFDPIKRAQLGWERCRNIVDGIAKGLVYLHEDSRLRIIHRDLKASNVLLDHEMNPKISDFGMARFLEGNQSQINTNKVVGTYGYMAPEYAMGGRFSVKSDVYSFGVLLLEIVSGKRNNDLHLPDHAQSLLTYAWELWCGGRALELIDHLFMESCPTNEMLRWIHIGLLCVQEDAIDRPTISSVVLMLRSESMALPQPTQPGFFVSRMVVEPGKFSASTTRTPSMNEITISTIEPR from the exons ATG TGCACGCCTGATTTATCAAGAAGCGACTGCAACACATGCCTTCAAGCAGCTATTTCTGAGATTCCAGTGTGCTGCACTGACAAGGATGGGGCGGTAATTAGCGGGGCAAGTTGTGCTTTGAGGTATGAAGTGTTCCCCTTTTATGTGGGTGCAGCATCCGTTTCTCGTCCTCCTCCTCCATCAACTACGGCTGCTACTTCTA GGAATGGAGGGAAGAGATCAAAGGTTATAATCTTCGTTACTGTAGCTTCAGTACTGGGGTTTGCTCTCTTCACTTCTTTTGTCTACTGCTATCAACGACTAAGGAAGAAGAGGTCATCAAAAG TGAAAAAGAAAAGTCACCATGTATTATTAGAGTATTTGGGGCTTCGGGTTGGTTCAGAACTCATGGATTCAAGCATGGATGGTGAGCAAACACAAGAATTGGCACTGATTGACTTATCTACAATTCAAGTTGCAACGGATAACTTCTCTGATAAAAATAAGCTTGGAGAAGGTGGATTTGGCCCTGTATATAAG GGAATGCTATTTGATGGGAAGGAAATAGCAGTAAAAAGGCTTTCAAGAGGTTCAGTGCAAGGTCAAGAGGAATTCAAGAATGAGGTTACATTCATTGCGAAACTCCAACATAGGAACCTTGTGAGACTCTTGTATTGTTGTATCGACAGAGGAGAGAAACTGCTCATCTATGAATACATGCCAAACACCAGCCTCGATATCTTCCTCTTTG ATCCAATCAAGCGTGCCCAATTAGGTTGGGAAAGATGCCGTAATATTGTCGATGGAATTGCAAAGGGTCTTGTTTATCTCCATGAAGACTCACGACTCCGAATCATTCATAGGGATTTGAAAGCTAGCAATGTTTTGTTGGACCATGAGATGAACCCAAAGATCTCCGACTTTGGAATGGCACGATTTTTGGAAGGAAATCAAAGTCAGATCAATACCAATAAAGTCGTCGGAACATA TGGCTACATGGCACCAGAGTATGCAATGGGAGGGCGATTCTCTGTGAAATCTGATGTCTATAGCTTTGGAGTTTTACTGCTAGAGATTGTAAGCGGAAAAAGGAACAACGATCTCCATCTTCCCGACCATGCTCAGAGCCTCCTAACTTAT GCATGGGAATTATGGTGCGGTGGAAGAGCTTTGGAGTTAATTGATCATTTGTTCATGGAGTCATGTCCAACCAATGAAATGCTCAGATGGATTCACATTGGGTTGTTATGTGTTCAAGAAGATGCGATAGATAGGCCCACCATATCTTCAGTCGTTCTCATGCTTAGAAGCGAATCCATGGCTCTACCACAACCTACACAGCCAGGATTTTTTGTCTCAAGGATGGTTGTTGAACCAGGTAAATTTTCAGCCAGTACTACTAGAACCCCCTCTATGAATGAGATAACTATCTCCACTATCGAACCTAGATGA